A portion of the Paenibacillus marchantiae genome contains these proteins:
- a CDS encoding AraC family transcriptional regulator, with protein MQEEAEASQVFTPEMIDTMARIWTRSIITLIDVRFQNVASQTPLEQYKMPSSMFIYAYGGEAQIQLNETTFAMERFGLVHGGKGSLLSISPKGEIVKTFMVFYKAESPLFFKRHLQQLLEEVNPFVQQFGYTPSNPILLLDWFQQLMNGWKRGKAMDQLQAKSFLYQLVHGVYRDFESGEIRYLQPDPACSTKIYLDKHYMQPIMFQEIADMFGISGGQLTRLFKKKEGMSLQEYLIQKRIEAACQELKHTEATIKEIATGSGFTDEKNLFRMFKKYYKMTPSDYRKINALSMQVDGIDNDSHFTYYERELAGLVQSYREGESTMFGKVRSKEMILAAAMSLMFLLSACASGTPSNNGGTVNPIPAQTQQTTQSEVSDTKASEAVSQTRTISTVKGDVKVPNNPQRVVVDYLVGDVVALGVTPLGVARAARDGKEAVFANQITDSIKVAMEPEDVMTLEPDLIILAWGDENYEDLSKIAPTIYVPYGDMTTEERIHFIGDVLNKQEEAKAVLSAYAGKIEEAKLALQNAGLSDVTITMGEFSDKSNYIAGAKHAVGDLVYNELKMKAPSKVQTDIIDSDKYWGDISMEVLAAYIGDYLIAIGDTKVPTDNTVWKSLPAVQHNRIVTVGTSLSWSTDIMTSSALIDHIVNQLLTMAK; from the coding sequence ATGCAAGAAGAAGCAGAAGCAAGCCAGGTATTTACACCGGAGATGATCGATACGATGGCCCGTATTTGGACACGTTCGATCATTACATTAATAGATGTACGCTTTCAGAATGTAGCGTCCCAAACCCCTTTGGAGCAGTACAAAATGCCTAGCAGCATGTTTATCTATGCATATGGAGGAGAAGCGCAAATTCAACTGAATGAAACCACATTTGCAATGGAACGCTTCGGTTTAGTTCACGGCGGGAAAGGGAGCCTGCTCAGTATTTCGCCAAAAGGGGAGATTGTGAAGACCTTTATGGTGTTTTATAAAGCAGAATCACCTCTTTTTTTCAAGAGGCACCTGCAGCAATTACTGGAGGAAGTGAATCCATTCGTTCAACAGTTTGGTTATACACCAAGTAATCCTATCTTGCTACTCGATTGGTTTCAACAGTTGATGAATGGTTGGAAACGCGGCAAGGCGATGGATCAGCTGCAGGCCAAAAGTTTTCTATATCAATTGGTTCATGGGGTATACAGAGATTTTGAGAGCGGTGAGATTCGGTATCTCCAGCCAGATCCAGCCTGTTCTACCAAGATATATCTCGATAAACATTACATGCAGCCGATTATGTTTCAAGAAATTGCCGATATGTTTGGGATCAGTGGTGGGCAATTGACACGGCTGTTCAAAAAGAAGGAAGGGATGAGCTTACAGGAGTACCTCATTCAGAAAAGGATTGAGGCTGCCTGTCAGGAATTGAAGCATACAGAAGCAACCATTAAAGAGATCGCAACAGGATCTGGTTTTACAGATGAGAAAAATCTGTTTCGGATGTTTAAGAAGTATTACAAGATGACACCAAGTGATTATCGGAAAATAAACGCACTATCCATGCAGGTTGATGGTATTGATAATGATTCTCATTTTACTTACTATGAGAGGGAACTAGCGGGTCTAGTCCAGTCTTATAGAGAAGGGGAATCAACTATGTTTGGAAAAGTAAGAAGTAAAGAAATGATCTTGGCGGCGGCGATGAGCTTGATGTTTTTATTGTCGGCATGTGCGTCGGGAACGCCATCGAATAACGGGGGAACGGTGAATCCAATCCCTGCGCAGACACAACAGACAACACAATCGGAAGTATCGGATACGAAAGCTTCAGAAGCAGTTTCGCAGACGAGAACGATATCCACAGTAAAGGGTGACGTCAAGGTGCCTAACAACCCTCAGCGTGTTGTAGTCGATTATTTGGTTGGCGATGTAGTGGCTCTAGGTGTAACTCCACTAGGTGTGGCGAGAGCGGCAAGGGACGGGAAAGAGGCTGTTTTTGCTAACCAGATTACAGACTCCATTAAAGTAGCTATGGAGCCGGAAGATGTCATGACTCTTGAGCCTGATCTGATCATTTTAGCATGGGGCGATGAAAATTATGAAGATTTATCCAAAATTGCCCCGACAATTTATGTCCCTTATGGTGATATGACTACAGAAGAACGGATACATTTTATAGGCGATGTTTTGAACAAGCAGGAAGAGGCTAAGGCTGTTTTGAGTGCTTATGCCGGAAAAATCGAAGAAGCCAAGCTAGCCCTTCAGAATGCAGGTCTTTCAGACGTGACGATTACTATGGGAGAATTCAGTGATAAAAGTAACTACATCGCTGGAGCCAAGCATGCGGTTGGCGACCTTGTTTATAATGAACTTAAAATGAAGGCACCGTCGAAAGTTCAAACTGATATTATTGACTCAGATAAATATTGGGGAGATATCTCTATGGAGGTCTTGGCTGCTTACATAGGGGATTATCTAATCGCTATAGGAGATACGAAAGTTCCTACTGATAATACGGTCTGGAAATCGCTACCTGCTGTGCAACATAAT
- a CDS encoding TetR/AcrR family transcriptional regulator, with protein MNDKTEDRSEGLETRQQTVRSVRADAQRNINALLQSAMTVFATSGVDAPVREIADKAGVGVGTVYRHFPQRSDLIEAVFRQEIDACADAAVDLADKYKPVEALERWLLRYLEFIATKRGLAAALHSSDPAYETLPICFVEELSPALKTLIETATAADEVRAKITPDELLWAVASLSTAVDNDDIEHAKNIVSLLVDGLRYRAL; from the coding sequence ATGAACGACAAAACGGAAGATCGCAGTGAAGGATTGGAGACTCGTCAGCAGACAGTTCGAAGCGTGCGTGCCGATGCACAACGCAACATTAATGCTTTGCTCCAGTCAGCAATGACAGTGTTCGCAACCTCGGGGGTAGACGCTCCAGTTCGTGAGATTGCGGATAAGGCTGGCGTAGGGGTTGGAACTGTTTACCGTCATTTTCCACAACGTTCAGACTTAATTGAAGCTGTTTTTCGTCAGGAGATCGATGCTTGTGCAGATGCTGCAGTAGACTTAGCTGATAAATATAAACCTGTTGAGGCACTGGAGCGATGGCTGTTGCGTTACTTGGAGTTCATAGCAACTAAACGAGGACTCGCTGCAGCTCTACATTCTAGCGATCCGGCATACGAAACCTTACCTATTTGCTTTGTAGAGGAATTAAGTCCAGCTCTAAAGACTTTGATTGAAACAGCAACAGCTGCAGATGAAGTACGTGCCAAGATTACACCAGATGAATTGTTGTGGGCGGTAGCAAGCCTAAGTACGGCAGTAGACAACGATGATATAGAGCATGCAAAAAATATTGTTTCTCTGCTTGTAGATGGGTTGCGTTACCGTGCTCTCTGA
- a CDS encoding alpha/beta hydrolase family protein — protein MKINMSAPSTIVSVKSIALKAPGRGEDLLVKISAPTTGGNLPIILFAHGNGSSLDGYSPLTDFWAAHGFVVIQPTFLDSRTVGLTHDDPRKPRIWRYRVEDMKRILDNLDLIESAVPGLSGRTDRSRIAAAGHSFGGQTAGNLLGLRVLDPETKKDVDLSDSRIKAGVLFATAGQGGDNLTPFATENMPHLNVSFTHMTTPTLVIVGDQDYTPQKYQLTVRGPEWMSDPYFLSPGAESLLTLFGAEHSLGGIPGYEVTETTDENPEHVALIQLVSWAYLCHALDIEHDSWSAVQKTLSEDPNPIGRIESK, from the coding sequence ATGAAAATCAATATGAGCGCTCCCTCTACCATCGTCTCTGTGAAGTCGATAGCACTAAAAGCCCCAGGTCGTGGTGAGGATTTGTTAGTGAAAATATCCGCCCCAACAACTGGAGGCAATTTGCCAATTATTCTTTTCGCACACGGTAACGGATCTTCGCTTGACGGCTATAGCCCTTTGACCGACTTCTGGGCTGCTCACGGTTTCGTGGTCATTCAACCTACGTTCCTCGATTCGAGAACTGTTGGCCTTACTCATGACGATCCCCGTAAACCACGGATTTGGCGTTACCGAGTCGAGGACATGAAGCGAATCCTCGATAATTTAGACCTTATTGAATCTGCCGTACCAGGCCTCAGTGGACGCACTGACCGAAGCCGAATAGCAGCAGCCGGACATTCCTTCGGCGGCCAAACGGCAGGAAATCTTTTGGGATTGCGAGTCCTCGACCCAGAAACTAAGAAGGACGTGGACCTGTCCGACTCACGCATCAAAGCGGGCGTGCTGTTCGCCACCGCTGGACAAGGTGGCGACAACCTGACACCGTTCGCAACCGAGAATATGCCGCACTTGAACGTGAGCTTCACGCACATGACCACGCCCACGCTTGTGATCGTCGGGGACCAGGACTATACCCCGCAAAAGTATCAGTTGACCGTCCGCGGCCCGGAATGGATGTCCGACCCCTACTTCCTAAGCCCAGGAGCCGAGAGCCTGCTCACCTTATTCGGTGCAGAACACTCACTTGGCGGAATCCCAGGTTATGAAGTTACGGAAACAACAGATGAAAATCCAGAACATGTCGCCTTAATTCAGCTGGTCTCATGGGCTTATCTTTGTCATGCGCTGGATATTGAACATGACAGCTGGTCGGCAGTTCAAAAGACTTTGTCAGAAGATCCAAATCCAATCGGTCGAATTGAATCCAAGTAA
- a CDS encoding Imm26 family immunity protein, translating to MGDLYAIPLPNGIFAFGRRFKDASIAIYNYMGNTLEDKPQQENYQFIVGVYDDVLKSGDWPVVENRPFVNEEEAWPPPACVIDQLTGEY from the coding sequence TTGGGAGATCTATATGCCATACCTCTGCCAAATGGTATATTTGCATTTGGAAGAAGATTTAAAGATGCAAGTATAGCCATCTATAACTATATGGGAAACACCCTCGAGGATAAGCCGCAGCAAGAGAATTATCAATTTATTGTTGGGGTTTATGATGATGTTCTAAAATCAGGTGATTGGCCTGTAGTAGAAAACCGACCATTTGTTAATGAAGAAGAGGCTTGGCCACCTCCTGCATGTGTCATTGATCAACTTACAGGTGAGTATTGA
- a CDS encoding LysR family transcriptional regulator, with translation MLDFEWYRSFIAIYKHSSVSEAAKARIMTQPAMSQHLAALEAETGEPLFKRTARKMIPTERGKELYSQVAPLIEALEQATMGLKSTSLPTMNVVKIGSAPEMYSEIILRNLSEYEVSTVAYFGDAEQCLELLKEDRVDVIITSKKFLAPGIEYTRLLEEQFVLVAPNSLDVPVSNELIIREEWLLKQQWISYGLELPIIRRYWREHFRNRPLIKPVHIIPNVHMILRVIGDGAGISLIPTYILNQQQPNSMVKVVFGDMIVKNEIFLGYKLKHKHEYDLNDFIKKIREQVNTLK, from the coding sequence ATGCTCGATTTTGAGTGGTACAGAAGTTTTATTGCCATATACAAACATAGCTCTGTCTCCGAAGCGGCGAAGGCACGGATTATGACTCAACCAGCCATGAGTCAACATTTAGCTGCACTGGAAGCTGAAACTGGAGAACCATTGTTTAAGCGGACTGCACGGAAAATGATTCCAACCGAACGAGGAAAAGAATTGTATTCACAAGTTGCCCCACTTATTGAGGCCTTAGAACAAGCAACCATGGGACTTAAATCAACCTCACTTCCGACGATGAACGTTGTGAAAATAGGGTCTGCCCCAGAAATGTATAGCGAAATCATTCTTCGTAATCTATCCGAGTATGAAGTAAGTACTGTAGCCTATTTTGGGGATGCAGAGCAATGTTTAGAGCTTCTGAAAGAAGACCGGGTAGATGTGATTATCACCTCGAAGAAATTCCTGGCTCCAGGAATTGAATACACCAGGCTTTTAGAAGAACAATTTGTTTTAGTTGCCCCGAATTCTTTGGATGTACCTGTAAGTAATGAGTTAATAATTCGAGAAGAATGGCTTTTGAAACAGCAATGGATCAGTTACGGATTGGAGTTACCTATTATACGCAGATATTGGCGAGAACACTTCAGGAATCGTCCCTTAATTAAACCTGTTCATATCATTCCAAATGTTCATATGATATTAAGAGTTATTGGAGATGGGGCGGGCATCAGTCTTATTCCAACTTATATTTTGAATCAACAACAGCCTAATTCCATGGTTAAGGTTGTTTTCGGAGATATGATTGTAAAGAATGAAATATTTTTGGGCTATAAATTGAAACATAAACATGAGTACGATTTAAATGACTTTATAAAGAAGATCCGTGAGCAAGTGAATACCTTGAAATAG
- a CDS encoding NAD-dependent epimerase/dehydratase family protein, whose translation MTKYKALVVGATGIIGSYILDHLSILDEWDAIGVARNIPKKNPERYVSLDLLNPELLRNKLEQIRGITHIFYAAYQDFPAQSQEQLDVNTSMLVMS comes from the coding sequence ATGACTAAATACAAGGCTCTTGTCGTAGGTGCAACTGGTATTATTGGAAGCTATATTCTTGATCATTTAAGTATATTGGACGAATGGGATGCAATCGGTGTTGCAAGAAATATCCCCAAAAAGAACCCTGAACGTTATGTAAGTCTGGATTTATTAAATCCTGAATTGCTTAGGAATAAACTGGAACAAATCCGAGGCATCACTCATATCTTTTATGCTGCATATCAAGATTTCCCTGCACAATCTCAAGAACAGCTTGATGTGAATACAAGTATGCTGGTAATGTCGTGA
- a CDS encoding Rossmann-fold NAD(P)-binding domain-containing protein codes for MKAVEETSNSLDRVILMQGAKVYGVHLGKFKTPAKENDPRHLPPNFYYNQEDFLRTHQKGKSWTWTILRPDVVAGVSIGNPMSIAMVLGVYASISKELALPLRFPGKENAYKALVQFTDASLLARASEWVALQKHTALEVFNITNGDLFRWEDLWPKLAQYFKIDAGPIQTISLTELMPLQKETWASMVNKYDLLQTPYEKVAAWPFGDFVFGCDYDVISDTTKIKQFGFHEVMDTEKELFAVMDELKKQKLIP; via the coding sequence GTGAAAGCTGTTGAGGAGACCTCGAATTCATTGGACCGAGTTATTTTGATGCAGGGTGCAAAAGTATATGGGGTCCATCTCGGGAAATTTAAGACTCCTGCGAAAGAAAATGATCCAAGGCATCTTCCTCCAAACTTTTATTATAACCAGGAGGATTTTTTACGAACTCACCAAAAAGGAAAGAGTTGGACTTGGACGATTCTACGCCCTGATGTCGTTGCTGGTGTATCCATTGGTAATCCAATGAGTATTGCCATGGTTCTTGGCGTATATGCATCAATTTCCAAAGAGTTAGCCCTTCCACTTCGCTTCCCAGGTAAAGAAAATGCTTATAAAGCACTAGTCCAATTTACAGATGCTTCTCTTCTTGCGCGAGCTTCTGAATGGGTAGCCCTTCAAAAACATACTGCACTTGAAGTTTTCAATATCACAAACGGAGACCTTTTCCGCTGGGAAGACCTTTGGCCAAAATTAGCTCAGTACTTTAAAATAGACGCTGGCCCGATACAGACGATTTCTTTGACAGAGCTAATGCCTTTACAAAAAGAAACTTGGGCCAGTATGGTTAACAAATATGATTTGCTGCAAACTCCATATGAAAAAGTTGCTGCTTGGCCATTTGGTGATTTTGTATTTGGATGCGACTATGATGTTATTTCAGATACTACAAAAATTAAGCAATTCGGTTTTCATGAAGTGATGGATACAGAAAAAGAATTATTTGCTGTTATGGATGAACTAAAAAAACAAAAACTCATTCCCTAA
- a CDS encoding Rossmann-fold NAD(P)-binding domain-containing protein codes for MLIPEIVDADTDFQMISSINIAAFAVIAFNQPEKFTREVVGIAGDEISLPSFEGLLRNVYTLVYCL; via the coding sequence TTGCTGATTCCGGAAATTGTAGATGCCGATACCGATTTTCAAATGATTTCATCGATTAATATTGCGGCATTTGCCGTCATTGCCTTTAACCAGCCGGAGAAATTTACACGAGAAGTGGTTGGAATTGCCGGAGATGAAATTTCCCTCCCATCCTTTGAAGGCCTTCTAAGAAATGTTTATACATTGGTTTACTGTCTTTAG
- a CDS encoding carbohydrate binding domain-containing protein, giving the protein MKKGLACLVAGSMMVSLIYPAIVGAESAQQQAEAEHVQATSLHSAPYKDLTGHWAETAVARMQDLALTSGYADGTFKPNEIISRAEFVVMLDRVFGFAGGPRSASFSDVYEEDWYYDALMRANGSGIIQGTDAAHLSPQRPITRQDAAVMADRAFQLSTGKEDERVVSSFKDETDVAGYARKALSYFISEKIVNGYSGKLTPQSNITRAEAAMLLSSMIGDVISAPGTYESKVEGNLIVRSADATLKNTTVNGNLLLTEGIGDGTVALDGVTVTGSVIVKGGGSHSILIRNSKLKRVVVDNASVPVHLEIAGGSQVEEMLVLRKATVELSSDTIVDALTILDKARHTRINTKGKIKLLKVDATDVLVNGKKITPGQHTMMTPEIEQTVPSKPSTPVNGSNDPISSIPSGQTPSVPGNPAGEKPIPATTIPNEQWELVWNDEFSGSSVDASKWIVEDTGLVYNNELQYYSPNNTRVVKDGERNVLQIEAKRESKSGKEYTSGKLMTMGKGDWTYGKVVVRAKLPVQKGMWPAIWMMPTDEAHYGGWPSSGEIDIMELIGGKEAEHEVYSTLHYDAVKADGSHGHDQGKFTLPEGKSFADEYHDFQVEWLPGLIRFYVDGKLHHQVNNWQTTAAGQPESYTFPAPFDRPFYLILNLAVGGDWPGSPESEFVSEKMNVDFVRVYSYKNLNEWPDVTSNPIEPERQREPQADGNQIYNERFAEGLGADGVPNQWKFITNASGAGKVEVVEDEQKGKAAKVTITQAGTENYSVQLTQMPIYVKKNKKYKVQFDAKASANRVIRSKVTQFEKSWTNYSGEKSFSLTTDWNPYEYTFNMRDSTDNNARFEFNLGLSDASVTVSNVRLIEIGEADPLPIERKALPDGNYVFNGTFDQGKNRLGFWSTQTHSGAEAQVSVNNFLKFPIMERQLVVDVAQTNGRPDQVVVVQPDMKLEAGTTYGFSFDAKSDAPRTMDIDMTSSDGHAVQVHQGQQIRLGQEMKNYTGEIVIGEGTATAMSELRLLFGSSTGKVYVDNVRLTKRGKPVTIHGYTHIPAVDSWMMQGLQLENSDEGGKHVSYMDEGDLLQYKIDVTNEGVYTFSTRLASAKSDSKVRFSVKNEQGTTIASADLLLGDTGGWQTYKTVYLPPVSLKAGSQYYVNFEGNEYNTHWLDISQNKLKNGELAADRTHWELTPADLTASHEGQTGIRIALPVTTGNWWDALLQQGQLALDAGKTYRLSFEASVSDPKSMQAVISQSGGEFAKYMEETVELTEEKQQYAYTFTMGGTSDSEAVLAFGLGYPLSKPHNVLIQNVALFEVNPGADQGGQPVSVNLIPNGDFAKGSEGWFKYVDGNPANLAISVANQQLLVRIAQVGSNPWDRQVINEGFGVQQGYIYKLTFKAKADKARKMGLGIGWVDVPANYAWHGFFGERVDLSTEEQEYSYKFEATEPSYANARIVFDMGNISGTEDSDTTITLSDVTLINLGQPNNPMPTIE; this is encoded by the coding sequence TTGAAAAAGGGATTGGCATGTCTCGTAGCAGGAAGCATGATGGTTTCACTGATTTATCCGGCAATTGTCGGGGCAGAAAGCGCACAGCAGCAAGCGGAGGCGGAACATGTGCAGGCGACTAGCCTGCATTCCGCTCCTTATAAGGATCTGACGGGACACTGGGCAGAAACTGCCGTGGCGCGCATGCAAGATCTTGCTTTGACCAGTGGTTATGCGGACGGCACATTTAAGCCTAATGAAATCATCAGCCGGGCCGAGTTTGTGGTGATGCTGGACCGAGTATTCGGATTTGCAGGCGGTCCACGATCAGCATCTTTTTCGGACGTTTATGAAGAGGACTGGTACTATGATGCATTAATGCGGGCAAATGGCTCGGGAATCATCCAGGGAACGGATGCAGCGCACCTGTCACCGCAACGACCGATCACCCGGCAAGACGCTGCTGTCATGGCGGATCGTGCGTTTCAGCTATCGACAGGCAAGGAAGATGAACGAGTAGTGTCAAGTTTTAAAGATGAGACAGATGTAGCAGGGTATGCCAGAAAAGCACTCAGTTATTTTATCAGTGAGAAAATTGTAAACGGATACAGTGGTAAACTTACTCCGCAGTCGAACATTACGCGAGCAGAAGCAGCAATGTTATTGTCCTCTATGATTGGGGATGTTATAAGCGCTCCGGGCACGTATGAATCCAAGGTCGAGGGTAATTTAATCGTTCGGTCTGCCGACGCGACGTTAAAGAACACAACCGTAAACGGTAACTTGTTACTAACTGAAGGCATTGGTGATGGTACCGTGGCGCTGGATGGTGTGACCGTCACCGGAAGCGTAATCGTGAAAGGCGGCGGAAGCCACTCTATCCTTATCCGCAACTCCAAACTGAAGCGCGTCGTGGTCGACAATGCTTCCGTTCCAGTACACCTGGAGATTGCAGGAGGCAGTCAAGTTGAAGAGATGCTTGTCTTGCGTAAAGCAACGGTTGAACTTTCTTCCGACACCATCGTCGATGCGCTTACGATTTTGGACAAAGCTCGGCACACCCGCATTAATACAAAAGGCAAGATCAAGCTGCTGAAGGTGGATGCAACGGACGTACTCGTTAACGGAAAAAAAATCACTCCAGGGCAGCACACGATGATGACGCCTGAAATTGAGCAGACTGTGCCATCCAAACCATCAACGCCCGTCAATGGGTCGAATGATCCGATATCGTCGATACCGAGCGGACAGACGCCATCCGTTCCCGGAAATCCAGCAGGTGAAAAGCCGATTCCTGCAACGACAATTCCGAATGAACAATGGGAACTGGTTTGGAACGACGAATTCAGCGGGTCTTCCGTGGATGCTTCCAAATGGATCGTTGAGGATACCGGGCTCGTCTACAACAACGAATTGCAGTATTACAGCCCGAACAATACACGCGTCGTCAAGGATGGCGAACGAAACGTGTTGCAAATCGAGGCAAAACGGGAGTCGAAGAGCGGCAAAGAGTATACCTCGGGCAAATTGATGACGATGGGGAAAGGCGACTGGACATATGGCAAAGTGGTTGTGCGCGCCAAACTTCCTGTACAGAAAGGCATGTGGCCCGCAATCTGGATGATGCCTACGGATGAAGCTCATTACGGAGGATGGCCGTCATCCGGAGAGATCGACATCATGGAGTTGATCGGCGGCAAAGAGGCCGAACACGAAGTATACAGCACACTCCACTATGATGCCGTGAAGGCTGACGGTTCACACGGTCATGATCAAGGGAAGTTTACATTGCCCGAAGGCAAGTCCTTTGCAGACGAATATCATGATTTTCAGGTAGAGTGGCTACCAGGTTTGATTCGCTTCTACGTTGACGGGAAACTGCATCATCAGGTGAATAACTGGCAGACGACAGCTGCGGGCCAGCCGGAGAGTTACACCTTCCCAGCACCGTTCGATCGTCCGTTCTATCTGATCCTGAACTTGGCGGTAGGCGGAGACTGGCCGGGATCACCAGAAAGCGAGTTTGTCTCAGAAAAGATGAATGTGGATTTCGTCCGGGTGTATTCGTACAAAAACCTGAACGAATGGCCGGACGTAACATCGAATCCGATCGAGCCTGAACGACAACGCGAACCTCAAGCGGATGGCAACCAGATCTATAATGAACGCTTTGCCGAAGGTTTGGGTGCTGATGGTGTGCCGAACCAATGGAAATTCATCACGAATGCCAGCGGGGCTGGTAAGGTAGAGGTCGTTGAGGATGAACAGAAAGGTAAAGCTGCGAAAGTTACGATCACGCAGGCAGGAACCGAAAATTATTCCGTGCAACTAACGCAAATGCCGATCTACGTGAAGAAAAATAAAAAATATAAGGTGCAGTTTGATGCCAAGGCATCTGCAAACCGGGTGATACGATCCAAAGTGACTCAGTTTGAAAAAAGCTGGACGAACTATTCCGGTGAAAAATCTTTCTCCTTAACTACGGATTGGAACCCGTACGAATACACCTTCAACATGCGGGATAGTACGGACAACAATGCCAGATTCGAATTCAATTTAGGACTGAGTGACGCTTCCGTGACTGTGTCCAATGTCAGACTGATCGAAATTGGCGAAGCAGATCCACTGCCGATAGAACGAAAAGCGCTACCGGATGGCAATTACGTCTTCAACGGCACGTTTGATCAAGGCAAAAACCGTTTGGGATTCTGGTCCACTCAGACCCATTCGGGTGCGGAAGCCCAGGTCTCCGTAAACAACTTCTTGAAATTCCCGATCATGGAAAGACAACTCGTGGTTGATGTTGCGCAAACCAATGGCCGGCCGGATCAAGTAGTTGTGGTTCAGCCGGATATGAAACTGGAAGCAGGCACGACCTATGGTTTCTCGTTCGACGCCAAGTCCGATGCGCCTCGCACAATGGACATCGACATGACCAGCAGCGATGGTCATGCCGTACAGGTTCATCAAGGACAGCAGATCCGGCTTGGGCAAGAGATGAAGAACTACACCGGTGAGATTGTGATCGGAGAGGGTACAGCTACAGCAATGTCCGAACTTCGTCTATTATTCGGCAGTTCCACGGGCAAGGTCTATGTAGACAATGTTCGCCTTACGAAACGTGGTAAACCTGTAACGATTCATGGGTACACGCACATTCCTGCAGTAGATTCCTGGATGATGCAAGGGTTACAACTAGAAAACTCCGATGAAGGTGGCAAACATGTCAGTTACATGGATGAAGGAGACTTGCTGCAATACAAGATCGATGTGACGAACGAGGGAGTTTACACTTTCTCCACGCGGTTAGCCAGTGCTAAGAGTGATTCAAAAGTTCGCTTCAGCGTCAAGAATGAACAAGGGACGACGATTGCAAGCGCCGATCTTCTTCTTGGAGACACGGGGGGCTGGCAAACTTACAAAACTGTGTATTTACCACCGGTTTCGCTGAAAGCGGGAAGCCAGTATTACGTAAATTTTGAAGGCAATGAGTACAATACACACTGGCTTGACATTTCACAGAATAAGTTAAAGAATGGCGAGCTGGCAGCAGATCGTACCCATTGGGAACTGACTCCTGCCGACCTCACGGCTTCACATGAAGGTCAAACTGGCATCCGCATTGCCTTGCCAGTGACAACCGGAAATTGGTGGGATGCGTTATTGCAGCAAGGCCAACTTGCGCTGGATGCCGGAAAGACATACCGGCTGAGCTTCGAGGCTTCCGTATCCGATCCAAAATCAATGCAGGCCGTGATCTCGCAGAGCGGCGGAGAATTCGCCAAGTATATGGAAGAAACGGTGGAACTGACTGAGGAGAAGCAGCAGTATGCGTATACATTTACGATGGGAGGCACTTCCGATTCAGAGGCCGTGCTGGCCTTTGGATTGGGATATCCGTTGTCTAAACCGCATAACGTGTTGATCCAAAACGTGGCATTATTTGAAGTGAATCCAGGCGCTGATCAGGGCGGACAGCCGGTGTCTGTCAATCTGATTCCGAACGGCGACTTTGCGAAAGGAAGCGAAGGTTGGTTCAAGTACGTAGACGGCAATCCTGCAAATCTAGCAATTAGTGTTGCGAATCAACAGTTGCTAGTTCGAATCGCCCAAGTAGGGAGCAATCCATGGGATCGACAGGTCATTAATGAAGGATTTGGCGTTCAGCAAGGTTATATCTACAAACTTACCTTCAAAGCCAAAGCGGATAAGGCGCGAAAAATGGGCTTAGGCATCGGCTGGGTCGACGTTCCCGCCAACTATGCTTGGCACGGTTTTTTTGGAGAGCGAGTGGACCTGTCCACAGAGGAACAAGAGTATTCCTACAAGTTCGAAGCTACCGAACCAAGCTATGCGAATGCTCGAATTGTTTTTGACATGGGCAACATTTCCGGGACGGAAGACAGTGATACGACAATTACATTGTCTGATGTCACCCTGATCAACTTGGGCCAACCAAATAACCCAATGCCTACCATAGAGTAA